A DNA window from Rhodothermales bacterium contains the following coding sequences:
- a CDS encoding putative quinol monooxygenase: MNHISWNLKLAVKDGQMDAFRALMNEMVPATTKEDGCLTYDWYVMDDASEVHIQERYVDNAAALVHLGNFGAHFAERFMACVTPLSFAVYGPANDAIRGALTPLGAIFMGHFGGFRR, translated from the coding sequence ATGAACCACATCTCCTGGAATCTGAAGCTCGCCGTCAAGGACGGCCAAATGGATGCTTTCCGCGCGCTCATGAATGAAATGGTCCCGGCCACGACGAAGGAGGATGGATGCCTCACGTACGACTGGTACGTCATGGACGATGCATCGGAAGTCCATATCCAGGAACGATACGTCGACAACGCTGCGGCGCTCGTGCATCTCGGGAATTTCGGAGCCCACTTCGCGGAGCGGTTCATGGCCTGCGTCACTCCGCTCTCCTTCGCCGTCTACGGCCCCGCCAACGATGCCATCCGCGGCGCCCTCACGCCCCTGGGTGCCATCTTCATGGGGCATTTCGGCGGGTTTCGACGTTGA